A genome region from Panthera leo isolate Ple1 chromosome A2, P.leo_Ple1_pat1.1, whole genome shotgun sequence includes the following:
- the LOC122214071 gene encoding adhesion G protein-coupled receptor E2-like, with translation MTFRNESENMCQGLLVLLLLTLGPVQKLSASAPTDCAQWCPPKSSCVNATACRCSPGFTSLSGDIFTNRLENCDDINECGPPPGVSCGKFAHCLNTEGSYHCTCSPGYELASGAKTFRNESENTCQVISVHIPESKPDDQKPEECCVESKQNYTDPPPYTHRKLHDQKGLPSRQDSNRRHHWGPAGNFFPSWTPPRGIKSRRLSRFFEKVEDLARKFIPAFAQDSIQGLIEGVDELLQTPEDLEALPRSEQHRVATNLLAGLEDVLRNISQALPNGTLTFSASAGTDLSLKVQEQGDRNVTLSLNQAKMLLSLDEVHGSSDSGPSVVGLVSTPGLGKLLAKAPLVLDPKQQALLRERKEWLGEVSPVLLSDVVSAFVSNKDTQNLSSPVTFIFAHHSVTPGPTQKAFCVFWEHSQDGGGHWSTTGCEMLDTRDTSTTCQCSHLSSFAVLMAHSHVQKEDPVLVVITYVGLGLSLLCLLLAALTFLLCKAIQNTSTSLHLQLSICLFLAHLLFLTAIDQTKIKLLCAIIAGALHYLYLASFTWMLLEGLHLFLTARNLTVVNYSSMSRFMKRLMLPVGYGVPALIVAISAASRPSLYGTPTRCWLHTDKGFVWTFLGPVCTIFSINLAFFLMTFWIVKNKLSSLNRDVSTLQNTR, from the exons ATGACATTCAGGaatgagagtgaaaacatgtgtCAAG GGCTCTTGGTGCTGCTGCTGTTGACACTGGGGCCTGTACAGAAACTGAGTG CTTCTGCCCCCACAGACTGTGCTCAGTGGTGCCCTCCAAAGTCCTCATGTGTCAACGCCACAGCCTGTCGCTGCTCTCCAGGGTTCACTTCTTTATCCGGGGACATCTTCACCAACCGCTTGGAGAATTGTGATG ACATCAACGAGTGTGGACCACCCCCCGGAGTGTCCTGTGGAAAATTTGCACACTGCCTTAACACAGAGGGGAGCTACCACTGCACGTGCAGCCCAGGATACGAGCTTGCTTCTGGGGCAAAAACATTCAGGAATGAAAGTGAGAACACATGTCAAG TAATTTCAGTTCACATTCCTGAGAGCAAACCAGATGACCAGAAGCCAGAAGAATGCTGTGTGGAGTCTAAGCAGAATTACACAGATCCACCCCCATACACACATAGAAAATTACATGATCAGAAGGGGCTCCCGTCGAGACAAGATAGCAACAGACGGCATCATTGGGGACCAGCAG GCAACTTTTTCCCCAGCTGGACCCCACCCCGTGGAATCAAGAGCCGG AGACTCTCCCGCTTCTTTGAAAAAGTCGAAGATCTGGCCAGAAAGTTCATACCGGCCTTTGCCCAGGACAGCATCCAG GGCCTCATAGAGGGGGTGGATGAGTTGTTGCAGACCCCGGAAGACCTGGAGGCACTGCCCCGCTCAGAGCAGCACCGTGTGGCCACGAACCTGCTCGCTGGCCTGGAGGACGTCCTGAGAAACATAAGCCAGGCCCTGCCCAATGGGACATTGACCTTCAGTGCATCTGCAGGCACAG ACCTGTCCCTGAAGGTGCAAGAACAAGGAGACAGAAATGTCACCTTGAGTCTGAACCAGGCAAAGATGCTGCTGAGCTTGGATGAGGTGCATGGATCTAGTGACTCAG GTCCTTCTGTGGTGGGCCTCGTCTCCACTCCAGGGTTGGGCAAGTTACTGGCCAAGGCGCCCCTGGTCCTGGACCCTAAGCAGCAGGCACTTCTGCGTGAACGCAAGGAATGGCTGGGAGAGGTCTCCCCTGTCCTGCTCTCAGATGTCGTCTCTGCCTTTGTGAGCAACAAGGACACCCAGAACCTCAGCTCCCCCGTCACCTTCATCTTCGCCCACCAC TCAGTGACGCCCGGGCCAACGCAGAAGGCGTTCTGTGTCTTCTGGGAGCACAGTCAGGATGGAGGCGGTCATTGGTCCACCACGGGCTGCGAGATGCTGGACACCAGAGACACCAGCACCACCTGCCAGTGCTCCCACCTCAGCAGCTTTGCCGTCCTCATGGCCCACAGCCACGTGCAG AAGGAGGATCCCGTGCTGGTTGTCATCACCTACGTGGGGCTGGGCCTCTCTCTGCTGTGCCTCCTCCTGGCAGCCCTCACCTTCCTCCTGTGCAAAGCCATCCAGAACACCAGCACCTCGCTCCACCTGCAGCTCTCCATCTGCCTCTTCCTGGCCCACCTGCTCTTCCTCACGGCCATCGACCagaccaagatcaag ctgctgTGCGCCATCATCGCGGGGGCCTTACACTATCTCTACCTGGCCTCCTTCACCTGGATGCTGTTGGAGGGTCTACACCTCTTCCTCACGGCACGCAACCTGACGGTGGTCAACTACTCCAGTATGAGCAGGTTCATGAAGAGACTCATGCTCCCTGTGGGCTATGGAGTCCCGGCTCTAATCGTGGCCATTTCTGCTGCCTCCAGACCTTCCCTTTATGGAACACCCACCAG ATGCTGGCTCCACACAGACAAAGGATTTGTATGGACCTTCCTGGGCCCCGTCTGCACCATCTTCTCC ATTAATCTGGCCTTCTTTCTGATGACCTTCTGGATTGTGAAAAACAAGCTCTCCTCCCTCAACAGAGACGTGTCCACCCTCCAGAACACCAGGTGA